From Pseudomonas hefeiensis, one genomic window encodes:
- a CDS encoding PFL_4703 family integrating conjugative element protein yields the protein MSRFRNKVDAQQAHIFSLRLAVMILALVCAGLWYGWRSAPTDLTVHVPPDLRSGSTRKWWDVPPENVYAFALYIFGQLNRWPSDGEQDYRRAIYGLQSYLTPSCKAFLDGDYEYRKAAGELRQRVRGVYEILGRGYSEDPELRVKQLDRDSWLVKLDLNADEYYAAEPVKRVVVRYPLRVVRFDLDPERNKWGLALDCYQGTPQKISLPGGEP from the coding sequence ATGAGCCGTTTTCGGAACAAGGTCGATGCCCAACAGGCCCATATCTTCAGCCTGCGCCTGGCGGTAATGATCCTTGCCCTAGTCTGTGCCGGGCTCTGGTACGGCTGGCGCTCGGCACCGACCGATCTGACCGTGCATGTCCCCCCGGATCTGCGCTCGGGCAGCACGCGCAAATGGTGGGATGTCCCCCCAGAAAATGTCTATGCCTTTGCCCTGTACATCTTTGGCCAACTCAACCGCTGGCCCTCGGATGGCGAGCAGGATTATCGCCGCGCCATCTATGGCTTGCAGTCCTACCTGACACCCTCCTGCAAGGCCTTCCTCGATGGCGACTACGAGTACCGCAAGGCCGCCGGCGAACTGCGCCAGCGGGTGCGTGGCGTCTACGAAATTCTGGGCCGAGGCTACAGCGAAGATCCGGAACTCAGGGTCAAGCAACTCGATCGCGACAGCTGGCTGGTCAAGCTCGACCTCAACGCCGATGAGTATTACGCCGCCGAACCGGTGAAACGGGTCGTGGTGCGTTATCCATTACGCGTGGTGCGTTTTGATCTGGACCCCGAACGCAATAAGTGGGGGCTGGCACTGGATTGTTATCAGGGCACTCCGCAAAAAATCTCCCTGCCTGGAGGTGAGCCATGA
- a CDS encoding TIGR03749 family integrating conjugative element protein produces MKRSPTLGVTVALMLWGAAAQAVELMHWERLPLAVPLVINQERVVFIDEAVRVGVPSTLTGKLRVQSTGGTLYLRASEAIAPTRLQLQSVTTGEIILLDIAATPGDQPLEPVRILKNAQGQATEAESNTVPVPEPTPIPVALTRYAAQSLYAPLRTVESLPGVRRVPLKLRTELPTLLPTENVSNTPIAAWRLGDYWVTAVKLRNRGTETVQLDPRRLQAKLFAAAFQHAFLGSVGSAEDTTITYLVTRGTGLEQAVLLPPDARGADDES; encoded by the coding sequence ATGAAGCGGAGTCCTACCCTGGGAGTGACCGTCGCATTGATGCTATGGGGAGCAGCAGCGCAGGCCGTCGAACTGATGCACTGGGAACGCCTACCCCTCGCGGTCCCTCTGGTGATCAATCAGGAGCGGGTGGTCTTTATCGATGAGGCTGTTCGAGTCGGCGTGCCCTCAACCCTGACGGGCAAGCTGCGCGTGCAATCAACTGGCGGCACGCTGTACCTACGCGCGTCGGAAGCTATTGCACCGACCCGACTGCAACTGCAATCAGTCACAACGGGCGAAATCATCCTTCTGGATATCGCGGCCACTCCCGGCGATCAACCGCTGGAGCCCGTGCGTATTCTCAAGAATGCTCAGGGGCAGGCTACCGAGGCAGAATCTAACACCGTCCCTGTTCCAGAACCCACACCAATCCCGGTCGCGTTGACGCGCTATGCCGCACAGAGTCTGTACGCGCCGCTGCGCACCGTGGAGTCCCTGCCCGGTGTGCGCCGCGTCCCGCTCAAGCTGCGCACCGAACTGCCAACCCTGCTGCCCACCGAAAACGTGTCCAACACACCCATCGCCGCCTGGCGACTCGGTGATTACTGGGTGACGGCGGTGAAGTTGCGCAATCGGGGTACAGAGACGGTGCAACTCGATCCGCGTCGGCTTCAGGCCAAGCTGTTCGCCGCAGCCTTCCAGCATGCTTTCCTCGGATCTGTCGGCAGTGCTGAAGACACCACGATTACCTACCTCGTCACCCGCGGTACCGGCCTCGAGCAAGCCGTGCTGCTCCCGCCCGATGCGCGAGGTGCTGACGATGAAAGCTAA
- a CDS encoding TIGR03752 family integrating conjugative element protein, protein MKANALLKWLVPAALLAVVVIILKSWVAGGSTPSPEHPIDQGNLQLSAEQAKSLGIAGDTPRDTVATLVGQVKAMRSDMLGLKKHNDSLQTENSRLRERENSVDSRIQTALGSVTQQVDEGRRQANEARLKAEQDSRQARGLLTQLQDQLSGLTGKGKDMPIGLGLEPGDGAQFDGQHSANDALQWIEPSDALSTDARGKTKTASALSLPTAFKQLEGVKDNAIDRSQKQLNAITKEERDPTRSADRTEGAKPVYTIPENATLTGSVAMTALIGRVPVDGTVNDPYPFKVLVGPENLTANGIDLPDVAGAVMSGTASGDWTLSCVRGQVESITFVFTDGTIRTVPQPKAVASRNASTTQSSNTDKIRGGLGYLSDPYGIPCIAGERRSNAQQYLGSQSLITAAGAGVAALLGDEQNNSSVISSGGSTLGVTNSTGNSALNSILSGGVSDIREWVNKLYGEAFAAVYVPPAAQVALHLDHEITIDYEPKGRSVRHEKDHASQPDLD, encoded by the coding sequence ATGAAAGCTAACGCCTTGCTCAAATGGCTGGTACCGGCTGCGCTGCTGGCGGTGGTGGTGATTATCCTGAAAAGCTGGGTCGCGGGTGGCAGCACGCCCTCTCCAGAGCACCCAATTGATCAGGGCAACCTTCAGTTATCCGCCGAGCAAGCCAAGTCGCTCGGCATTGCTGGCGATACCCCACGCGACACCGTCGCCACCCTGGTCGGCCAGGTGAAGGCCATGCGCAGCGACATGCTCGGTTTGAAGAAACACAACGATTCGCTGCAGACAGAGAACAGTCGCCTGCGCGAGCGGGAAAACAGTGTTGATTCGCGTATCCAGACGGCGCTGGGCAGTGTGACCCAGCAAGTCGACGAAGGCCGTCGACAAGCCAACGAAGCTCGGCTCAAAGCGGAACAAGACAGCCGCCAGGCCCGTGGTCTGCTGACACAATTGCAGGACCAGTTGTCGGGGCTGACCGGCAAAGGCAAGGACATGCCAATAGGATTGGGGCTTGAGCCCGGCGACGGGGCTCAGTTCGACGGGCAGCATTCTGCCAATGATGCGCTGCAGTGGATTGAACCCTCGGATGCTCTGTCCACCGACGCCCGAGGCAAAACCAAGACTGCCTCCGCATTGAGTTTGCCTACCGCCTTCAAGCAACTGGAAGGCGTGAAAGATAACGCCATTGATCGCAGCCAGAAACAGCTAAATGCGATCACCAAGGAGGAGCGTGACCCGACACGATCTGCTGATCGTACCGAAGGCGCGAAGCCGGTCTATACCATTCCCGAAAACGCGACATTGACGGGCTCAGTCGCCATGACCGCGCTGATCGGCCGCGTCCCGGTGGATGGCACCGTGAATGATCCCTATCCCTTCAAAGTGTTGGTCGGCCCCGAGAACCTGACCGCCAATGGCATCGACCTACCGGATGTTGCAGGCGCCGTGATGAGCGGCACAGCCTCCGGTGACTGGACACTGTCCTGCGTACGCGGACAGGTCGAGTCGATCACTTTCGTATTCACGGACGGCACCATCCGCACGGTGCCTCAGCCGAAAGCGGTAGCCAGCCGCAATGCCTCCACCACCCAGAGCTCGAACACCGACAAGATCCGTGGCGGGCTCGGTTACCTGTCCGATCCGTATGGCATTCCTTGCATCGCTGGCGAGCGCCGCTCGAACGCCCAGCAGTACCTCGGCAGCCAGAGCCTGATCACTGCGGCTGGTGCGGGTGTCGCCGCCTTGCTCGGGGATGAGCAGAACAACAGCAGCGTGATCAGTTCGGGCGGCAGTACGCTCGGGGTTACCAATAGCACGGGCAACAGCGCGCTGAATTCAATTCTCAGCGGTGGGGTCAGCGACATCCGCGAGTGGGTCAACAAACTGTATGGCGAAGCCTTTGCTGCCGTGTATGTGCCACCCGCCGCACAGGTCGCACTGCACCTCGACCATGAGATCACCATCGACTACGAGCCCAAGGGCCGGAGCGTTCGCCATGAAAAAGACCATGCCTCCCAGCCTGATCTGGATTAG
- a CDS encoding TIGR03751 family conjugal transfer lipoprotein encodes MKKTMPPSLIWISLLCWVLTGCSTDKETLLPHGEQTMSDIWNGAGSQGTQQQLLDARQQLRRPLAQADSSVALQEPYTRTAANEIHNLFPRLPNPDLVLYVYPHLSGTEQAPVPGYSTVFPFYQRVQYALPGERQEDL; translated from the coding sequence ATGAAAAAGACCATGCCTCCCAGCCTGATCTGGATTAGCTTGCTTTGCTGGGTCCTGACGGGATGTTCCACCGACAAGGAGACGCTGCTGCCCCATGGCGAGCAAACCATGTCGGACATCTGGAACGGCGCCGGTTCACAAGGCACTCAGCAGCAACTGCTGGATGCTCGGCAGCAGCTACGCCGCCCGCTGGCCCAAGCAGATTCCTCCGTTGCTCTCCAGGAACCGTACACGCGCACAGCGGCGAATGAGATCCACAATCTGTTCCCTCGCTTGCCCAACCCCGATCTGGTGCTGTACGTGTATCCGCATTTGAGTGGTACCGAGCAGGCACCGGTCCCGGGTTACTCGACGGTCTTTCCCTTCTACCAACGTGTGCAGTACGCATTACCTGGTGAACGTCAGGAAGACTTGTAG
- a CDS encoding conjugative transfer ATPase yields MRNRTPAWKAWRHPLRPRATLADDAALYAHNPSFTDHLPWVEYLDAEQCFLLDDNCSVGAVFELLPIGTEGREPDWLMAARDALEDALQDSFDELDQAPWVAQFFCQDDNDFTPYLTRLTDYIQDSARGTVFTEAYLELSRRHLKAIAKPGGLFEDQVVTRLPWRGNNRRVRLVVYRWLESDAEETGLTPVQSLQQTCERIAASLQACGVQSTRVDGRGLYAWLLPWFNPAPKLTDEAPEDFYRRVAYPELGDGESLEMPFDHDFAERLFFNEPRSDVQRGLWYFDGQPHQVMVVDKLRRAPSIGQLTGETRKGDAVNALFDQLPEGTVMSLTLVVKPQDVLEDQLNRLARKAIGENLASTQTRQDVEEARAIIGRQHKLYRGTLAFYVRGDDEQQLHQRSVSLANALLGAGLQPVREGDEVAACNSYLRWLPMAYNPARDTRNWYTRLMFAQHLANLVPVWGRSTGTGHPGITLFNRGGSPLSFDPLSRLDRAMNGHLLLFGPTGAGKSATLVTLLMQVMAVYRPRLFIVEAGNSFGLQGDYFATQGLSVNKVQLKPGASVSLAPFADAWRLVEQPDQMASLSIDELDDEVVTSHEDQRDVLGELEITARLMITGGEAKEEARLSRADRSLIRECILDAAQTCVTARCRQVLTRDVRDALLRVAADTHLPEKRRERAQEMGESIDLFCQGFEGELFDREGTPWPESDVTIVDLATYAREGYEAQMSISYISLMNTVNNLAERDQYLGRPIIMVTDEGHIITKNPLLAPFVVKGTKMWRKLGAWFWLATQNLADFPTAAQTMLNMIEWWICLNMPPAEIEEIARFKKLTPAQKALLLSASKEPGKYTEGVVLSKKLETLFRAVPPSLYLALAMTEPEEKAERWRLMQENGCSELEAAFQVAERIDQARGIQTLG; encoded by the coding sequence GTGCGTAACCGCACTCCTGCTTGGAAAGCCTGGCGCCACCCATTGCGCCCTCGCGCCACCTTGGCCGATGACGCGGCACTCTATGCGCACAATCCAAGCTTCACCGATCATCTGCCTTGGGTCGAATATCTCGACGCCGAACAGTGTTTTCTGCTCGATGACAATTGCTCGGTGGGCGCGGTGTTCGAGTTGCTGCCCATCGGCACCGAAGGGCGCGAACCCGATTGGTTGATGGCCGCTCGCGATGCCCTCGAGGATGCCCTGCAGGATAGCTTTGACGAGCTGGACCAAGCGCCGTGGGTGGCGCAGTTTTTCTGTCAGGACGACAACGATTTCACCCCCTACCTGACCCGGCTCACCGATTATATCCAGGACAGCGCGCGAGGCACGGTCTTCACCGAGGCGTATTTGGAGCTCAGCCGCCGTCATCTGAAGGCCATCGCCAAACCCGGTGGTCTGTTTGAGGATCAGGTGGTGACGCGCCTGCCCTGGCGTGGCAATAACCGTCGGGTACGTTTGGTGGTCTATCGCTGGCTTGAGTCTGACGCTGAAGAAACAGGACTCACCCCGGTGCAATCCCTGCAACAGACTTGCGAACGTATCGCGGCTTCGTTGCAGGCGTGCGGGGTGCAATCGACGCGAGTCGACGGCCGCGGTTTGTATGCCTGGTTGTTGCCCTGGTTCAATCCAGCGCCGAAGCTCACCGATGAAGCGCCCGAGGATTTCTACCGCCGCGTGGCCTATCCGGAGTTGGGCGACGGTGAGTCGCTGGAAATGCCCTTCGATCATGACTTCGCCGAGCGCCTGTTCTTCAATGAGCCGCGTTCGGATGTCCAACGCGGACTCTGGTACTTCGACGGCCAACCCCATCAGGTCATGGTGGTGGACAAGCTGCGCCGGGCACCGTCGATTGGTCAACTCACCGGAGAAACCCGTAAGGGCGATGCAGTCAACGCCCTGTTCGACCAGTTACCTGAAGGCACGGTGATGAGTCTGACCCTGGTGGTCAAACCGCAGGATGTGCTCGAGGACCAGTTAAACCGCTTGGCGCGCAAAGCCATCGGTGAAAACCTGGCCTCGACCCAGACCCGTCAGGATGTCGAAGAGGCCCGCGCGATCATTGGCCGTCAGCACAAGCTGTACCGCGGCACGCTGGCGTTTTACGTGCGCGGTGACGATGAACAGCAATTGCACCAGCGCTCGGTCAGCCTGGCTAACGCGCTATTGGGCGCGGGGCTACAACCGGTACGTGAAGGCGATGAGGTCGCCGCCTGCAACAGCTACCTGCGTTGGTTGCCGATGGCTTACAACCCGGCCCGCGACACGCGTAACTGGTACACCCGCCTGATGTTCGCCCAACACCTGGCGAACCTGGTTCCGGTCTGGGGCCGCAGCACCGGCACCGGCCACCCGGGCATCACCTTGTTCAACCGCGGCGGCTCGCCATTGAGCTTCGACCCATTGTCACGCCTGGATCGGGCCATGAACGGTCATCTGCTGTTGTTCGGTCCGACCGGCGCCGGTAAGTCGGCCACCCTGGTCACCCTGCTGATGCAGGTCATGGCGGTGTACCGTCCTCGTCTGTTTATCGTCGAGGCCGGTAACTCATTCGGCTTGCAGGGCGACTACTTCGCAACGCAAGGCCTGTCAGTCAATAAGGTCCAATTGAAACCAGGTGCCTCGGTCAGTCTTGCCCCCTTTGCCGATGCCTGGCGCCTGGTCGAGCAACCGGATCAGATGGCGAGTCTGTCGATCGATGAGCTGGACGATGAGGTGGTAACCAGTCACGAAGACCAGCGCGATGTGCTCGGCGAACTGGAAATCACTGCCCGACTGATGATCACCGGTGGCGAGGCCAAGGAAGAAGCCCGCCTGAGTCGAGCCGATCGCAGTCTGATCCGCGAGTGCATTCTCGATGCGGCACAGACCTGTGTCACAGCACGCTGCCGCCAGGTACTGACCCGCGACGTGCGCGACGCCTTGCTGCGCGTCGCTGCTGACACGCACTTGCCGGAGAAGCGTCGTGAGCGTGCCCAGGAAATGGGCGAGTCCATCGACCTGTTTTGCCAGGGTTTCGAGGGTGAACTGTTCGATCGCGAGGGCACGCCCTGGCCCGAGAGCGATGTGACCATTGTCGATCTCGCTACTTACGCTCGCGAAGGCTACGAGGCACAGATGTCCATCAGCTACATCAGCCTGATGAACACCGTGAACAACCTCGCCGAGCGCGATCAGTATTTGGGTCGGCCGATCATCATGGTCACCGACGAGGGCCATATCATCACCAAAAACCCGCTGCTGGCGCCATTCGTGGTCAAGGGAACAAAGATGTGGCGCAAGCTCGGCGCTTGGTTCTGGTTGGCGACGCAAAACCTTGCCGACTTTCCCACTGCTGCGCAGACCATGCTCAACATGATCGAATGGTGGATTTGTTTAAACATGCCACCGGCGGAAATCGAAGAAATCGCACGGTTCAAGAAACTCACGCCAGCACAGAAAGCCTTGTTGCTCTCCGCCAGTAAAGAGCCGGGTAAATACACTGAGGGGGTCGTGCTGTCGAAAAAACTCGAAACGCTGTTTCGCGCCGTACCACCCAGCCTATATCTCGCCTTGGCGATGACGGAGCCCGAGGAAAAAGCCGAGCGCTGGAGGTTGATGCAGGAGAACGGTTGCTCGGAGTTGGAAGCGGCTTTCCAGGTAGCTGAGCGTATTGACCAGGCACGAGGAATCCAGACGTTAGGATAG
- a CDS encoding HU family DNA-binding protein, translating into MTRRHSAKRKESHMNKNDLIEAIASSADLPKSTAGRALDALTTIISTALKGGENITLVGFGTFAVKARAARDGRNPQTGATIKIAAAKTPSFKAGKSLKDAVN; encoded by the coding sequence ATTACTCGTCGACACTCAGCCAAGCGGAAGGAGTCACACATGAATAAAAACGATCTAATCGAGGCCATAGCGAGCTCCGCCGACCTTCCGAAGTCCACTGCCGGACGCGCACTGGACGCCCTCACAACCATCATATCCACTGCGTTGAAAGGCGGTGAGAACATCACCTTGGTTGGTTTTGGCACCTTTGCGGTCAAGGCGCGTGCAGCGCGCGACGGCCGTAACCCTCAAACTGGGGCCACCATCAAGATCGCAGCCGCGAAGACGCCTAGTTTCAAAGCCGGTAAGTCGCTGAAAGACGCGGTTAACTAG
- a CDS encoding LasR-specific antiactivator QslA — protein MDENYISIPAADGCPSLLTPWGNEFAPMIERGVQCAQAWLDTPGEIPLWWELAQARKTFPVGDCQDAFEAGFLLRIQQRLSSVPPSPDQS, from the coding sequence ATGGACGAAAACTACATTTCAATTCCTGCGGCGGATGGTTGCCCAAGTCTTCTGACACCTTGGGGCAACGAATTTGCCCCAATGATCGAACGTGGCGTGCAATGTGCTCAGGCTTGGCTTGATACGCCTGGCGAGATTCCACTGTGGTGGGAGCTGGCGCAAGCGCGCAAAACCTTTCCTGTCGGTGACTGCCAGGATGCCTTTGAAGCCGGATTCCTGTTGAGGATTCAGCAGCGGCTCAGCAGTGTGCCACCCAGCCCAGATCAAAGCTGA
- a CDS encoding helix-turn-helix domain-containing protein, whose translation MTQDYEQLRLQLAENIRLMRRVKNLTQEQLALMAEVDRTYVSQIERCTGNPSLLVLCKLANIFEITADQLLVEPDILRSALHVK comes from the coding sequence ATGACTCAAGACTACGAACAGCTTCGTCTTCAGCTGGCGGAAAACATCCGCTTGATGCGACGCGTGAAAAACCTTACCCAAGAGCAGCTCGCGCTCATGGCCGAGGTGGATCGCACGTACGTCAGTCAAATCGAACGATGCACGGGCAATCCGTCGCTGTTGGTCCTGTGCAAGCTCGCCAATATTTTCGAAATTACCGCAGATCAGTTACTTGTGGAACCCGATATCCTGCGCAGCGCCCTTCACGTCAAATAA